The Nicotiana tabacum cultivar K326 chromosome 14, ASM71507v2, whole genome shotgun sequence genome contains a region encoding:
- the LOC107809549 gene encoding uncharacterized protein LOC107809549, with protein MEPIFLCLFFLFTLTSAQSIDSSPNMQPTASSPKPKVNSLISHSSYPPGYEHSAISPSSETESVNSETASYSHSGISFPPSDAPSLSPSKSELESESESSSFEPSEFSSISTDSISSSDQAAASGLSSSLMSNTQNDDGASANHDTTIKKICDNTDYPDLCTATVAPFMRGSAVNVQKVLEVAMKASDQFAKLGFAAAKRASESPAIPPNTKKMLKTCLDSWDTVLYNYEQAIEALRIHDSGRMSTMLSAAITDISDCEDAFEGVISPLIEYGEKMIKMTSMCLAIVSQIAS; from the coding sequence aTGGAGCCTATATTCCTTTGTTTGTTCTTTCTCTTCACCCTCACTTCAGCACAATCCATTGATTCATCACCAAACATGCAGCCTACAGCTTCTTCTCCAAAACCAAAAGTAAACTCACTAATTAGTCATTCTTCATACCCTCCTGGATATGAACACTCAGCAATATCTCCGTCATCAGAAACAGAATCAGTTAATTCAGAAACAGCTTCTTATTCTCATTCTGGCATCTCTTTTCCTCCTTCAGATGCTCCTTCACTCTCACCATCTAAATCAGAACTAGAATCAGAATCAGAATCGTCTTCCTTTGAACCATCagaattttcttccatttccactGATTCTATTTCCTCCAGTGATCAAGCAGCCGCTTCCGGTCTATCTTCTTCTCTTATGTCCAATACTCAAAACGACGACGGTGCAAGTGCTAATCATGATACTACTATAAAGAAAATATGCGACAATACTGACTACCCTGATCTTTGCACCGCAACTGTTGCTCCATTTATGCGTGGAAGTGCTGTCAATGTACAAAAAGTTCTTGAAGTAGCTATGAAGGCAAGCGATCAGTTTGCCAAATTGGGATTTGCAGCTGCGAAAAGAGCTTCTGAATCCCCTGCTATTCCCCCTAACACTAAGAAAATGCTTAAAACTTGCCTGGATAGTTGGGATACTGTGTTGTACAATTACGAGCAAGCTATTGAGGCTCTGCGTATTCATGACAGTGGACGTATGAGCACTATGCTCAGTGCTGCTATTACTGATATTTCAGATTGTGAAGATGCCTTTGAAGGTGTGATTTCTCCTTTGATTGAGTATGGTGAAAAGATGATCAAAATGACTAGTATGTGCCTAGCCATTGTTTCACAAATCGCGAGTTAG